The following proteins are co-located in the Streptococcus anginosus genome:
- a CDS encoding dihydroorotate dehydrogenase, with translation MSNSRLAISLPGLELKNPIIPASGCFGFGQEYAKYYDLNVLGSIMIKATTQYPRFGNPTPRVAETPAGMLNAIGLQNPGVDVVLTEKLPWLAHHYPNLPIIANVAGFSNEEYAFVAEKISKAPNVKAIELNISCPNVDHGNGGLLIGQVPDLAYQAAKAAVDVSEVPVYVKLTPSVADITQIAKAVEDAGVSGLTMINTLVGMRFDSKSRKPIIANGTGGMSGPAIFPVALKLIRQVAQSSSLPIIGMGGVNSAEAAIEMFIAGASAIGVGTANFTNPYACPNIIENLPKVMDKYGIESLESLRAEVRENFLA, from the coding sequence ATGTCTAACAGTCGTTTAGCAATTTCTCTTCCTGGTTTGGAACTGAAAAATCCAATTATTCCAGCTTCGGGGTGTTTTGGTTTTGGTCAGGAATATGCCAAATATTATGATCTCAATGTACTTGGCTCCATAATGATTAAGGCGACCACGCAGTACCCTCGTTTTGGCAATCCGACGCCACGAGTGGCAGAAACACCAGCTGGTATGCTCAATGCTATTGGACTACAAAACCCTGGGGTAGATGTGGTGTTGACAGAAAAACTTCCTTGGCTGGCTCACCATTATCCTAATCTTCCGATTATTGCTAATGTTGCGGGATTTTCTAACGAAGAATATGCTTTTGTTGCAGAAAAAATATCTAAAGCTCCAAACGTCAAGGCTATTGAACTTAATATTTCCTGCCCCAATGTTGATCATGGTAATGGGGGCTTGCTAATTGGTCAGGTGCCAGATTTAGCATATCAGGCTGCTAAGGCAGCGGTAGACGTGTCGGAAGTGCCAGTCTATGTAAAATTGACACCTAGTGTAGCAGATATTACACAAATAGCGAAAGCAGTTGAAGATGCAGGAGTTTCTGGTTTAACCATGATTAACACTTTAGTTGGAATGCGATTTGATTCAAAGAGCAGAAAGCCGATTATTGCAAACGGAACAGGTGGCATGTCGGGGCCGGCAATTTTTCCAGTTGCCTTGAAGTTGATTCGTCAGGTAGCACAATCTAGTAGTTTACCAATCATTGGTATGGGTGGAGTAAACTCAGCAGAAGCAGCCATTGAAATGTTTATTGCGGGAGCATCAGCGATTGGTGTTGGGACAGCAAATTTTACAAACCCTTATGCGTGTCCTAATATCATTGAGAACCTACCTAAAGTTATGGATAAGTATGGCATTGAAAGTTTGGAAAGTCTGCGAGCAGAAGTTAGAGAAAATTTTCTTGCTTAA
- a CDS encoding NAD(P)H-binding protein: MKKVLILGANGQIARLVIPRLLQETDVHLTLYLRKSARLQSLESERVDVLEGDVNDFAALTRAMKGQDIVYANLGGQFEPMVANIVKAMEENQVSRLTYLSNNDFAKVGELTEKGEFYKGTIISRVSIADLIVRIIKEPSLHSYASLGISKPRTDGDRPMY; the protein is encoded by the coding sequence ATGAAAAAAGTTCTTATTTTAGGAGCCAATGGGCAAATTGCTCGTTTGGTGATTCCAAGATTATTACAGGAAACAGATGTACATTTGACGCTTTATTTGCGAAAAAGTGCTCGTTTACAGTCACTTGAAAGTGAGCGAGTGGATGTTCTTGAAGGGGATGTCAATGATTTTGCAGCCTTGACAAGAGCCATGAAAGGTCAAGATATTGTCTACGCCAATCTCGGTGGACAGTTTGAGCCTATGGTAGCAAATATTGTTAAAGCAATGGAAGAAAATCAAGTTTCTCGTTTGACTTATTTGTCTAACAATGATTTTGCTAAGGTGGGAGAATTAACAGAAAAAGGGGAGTTTTACAAGGGAACAATCATTTCAAGAGTAAGTATTGCGGATTTGATTGTTCGTATCATAAAAGAACCGTCTTTACACAGTTATGCTAGTCTAGGCATTTCAAAGCCAAGAACAGACGGCGATAGACCTATGTATTAA
- a CDS encoding LysR family transcriptional regulator: MRIQQLHYIIKIVETGSMNEAAKQLFITQPSLSNAVRDLENEMGIEIFIRNPKGITLTKDGMEFLSYARQVVEQTQLLEERYKNPVANRELFSVSSQHYAFVVNAFVSLLKKSDMEKYELFLRETRTWEIIDDVKNFRSEIGVLFLNSYNRDVLSKMLDDNHLIATHLFTAQPHIFVSKSNPLAKKKLVQLADLEDFPYLSYDQGTHNSFYFSEEILSQEHHKKSIVVSDRATLFNLLIGLDGYTIATGILNSNLNGDNIVSIPLDIDDPIELVYIKHEKASLSKMGDKFIEYLLEEVQFDK; the protein is encoded by the coding sequence ATGAGAATTCAGCAATTACATTATATTATCAAAATCGTCGAAACGGGCAGTATGAACGAAGCTGCCAAACAATTATTCATCACCCAGCCAAGTCTGTCTAATGCTGTGCGTGATTTGGAAAATGAAATGGGTATTGAGATTTTCATCCGCAATCCCAAGGGCATTACCTTGACTAAGGACGGCATGGAATTTCTTTCCTATGCTCGTCAGGTAGTAGAGCAAACCCAGCTGCTGGAAGAACGTTATAAAAATCCCGTTGCTAACCGAGAACTTTTCAGCGTTTCCTCACAACACTACGCCTTTGTGGTCAATGCTTTCGTATCTCTGCTCAAAAAGAGTGACATGGAAAAGTACGAGCTCTTCCTGCGGGAAACCCGAACTTGGGAAATCATTGATGACGTCAAAAATTTCCGTAGTGAAATTGGTGTTCTATTTCTCAACAGCTACAACCGCGATGTCCTCTCCAAAATGCTAGATGACAATCACTTGATTGCCACTCATCTCTTTACCGCACAGCCCCATATCTTTGTCAGCAAGAGCAATCCTCTAGCAAAGAAAAAACTGGTGCAATTAGCTGATCTAGAAGATTTTCCTTATCTGAGCTATGACCAAGGCACCCACAATTCCTTTTACTTTTCAGAAGAAATCCTATCCCAAGAACACCATAAAAAATCCATCGTTGTCAGTGACCGAGCAACCCTTTTCAATCTTTTAATCGGTCTTGACGGTTACACTATCGCAACTGGTATTCTCAACAGCAATCTCAACGGTGACAATATTGTTTCCATTCCGCTAGATATTGATGACCCTATTGAGCTAGTTTATATCAAACACGAAAAAGCTAGCTTGTCTAAAATGGGGGATAAATTCATTGAGTACCTGTTAGAAGAAGTTCAATTTGATAAGTAA
- a CDS encoding dihydroorotate dehydrogenase electron transfer subunit, protein MVSSSCKKRFGKIMLEKMNIVHQEEIAPRIFAMDLQGEMVSQMKAGQFLHIRVPDDTKLLRRPISISEIDKERKICRIIYRIEGAGTEIFSKLQKGFQLDVMGPQGNGFDLSGLDIEDTALIIGGGIGVPPLLQVAKELHSKGVKITSVLGFATKAAVILEEEMKKYGRVIVTTDDGSYGRKGYVSSVVNELPESFTAVYACGAPGMLKYVDETFRSHPRAYISMESRMACGMGACYACVLHVAGEDQSVNKRVCEDGPVFETGTIVM, encoded by the coding sequence ATGGTAAGTAGTTCGTGTAAGAAAAGATTTGGAAAAATCATGTTGGAGAAGATGAACATTGTGCATCAAGAGGAAATTGCTCCGCGAATTTTTGCTATGGATTTACAAGGGGAAATGGTTAGCCAGATGAAGGCTGGGCAGTTTCTACATATTCGAGTCCCAGATGATACAAAGCTTCTACGGCGACCTATTTCAATTTCAGAGATTGATAAAGAGAGAAAAATTTGTCGGATTATTTACAGGATAGAAGGGGCAGGCACAGAAATTTTTTCTAAATTGCAGAAGGGTTTTCAGTTGGATGTCATGGGTCCTCAAGGAAATGGGTTTGATTTATCTGGTTTGGACATTGAAGATACAGCCTTAATCATAGGAGGCGGTATTGGTGTTCCGCCCTTGCTGCAGGTAGCAAAAGAATTACATAGCAAAGGGGTCAAGATCACTTCAGTTCTTGGATTTGCAACAAAAGCCGCCGTTATTTTGGAAGAAGAGATGAAAAAATACGGTCGTGTCATCGTAACAACAGATGACGGCTCTTATGGTCGCAAAGGCTATGTTTCCTCTGTTGTGAATGAGTTGCCAGAAAGTTTTACTGCGGTTTATGCTTGCGGTGCCCCTGGTATGCTCAAATATGTTGATGAAACATTTCGTAGTCATCCACGAGCTTACATTTCTATGGAGTCACGAATGGCTTGTGGAATGGGGGCTTGCTATGCTTGCGTACTTCATGTGGCTGGTGAGGATCAATCAGTCAATAAGCGTGTCTGTGAAGACGGTCCAGTTTTTGAGACTGGTACAATCGTGATGTAG